GAACGCGTTCCTGCTCCCTTATTCTGCATGCTCTTCCCTTCTGTCTTGCCATCACGCACGATATTTCCACGTGTGACGGTTACAACGCACTTGCGTCACGAACATTCAACCAGTCTGAGAAAAAATTACTTGAAAAAGGGACTGGAGTTACAGTTCCTACACGAACAAAGCAACGAAGTTACAAGTACAGTTACCCTGCAATTACTTTCCAAAATGGATATAAACAAGGACTCAAGTTTCAAAAGTATACAATTCTACATTCTTTACTAGCGCAATGTGAACTGCTTTGTGCTGGTTTTACTGGAGCAGCGGCTGCTGTTCCAAATTTGTCACTGTATAAGCCTGCCCTCTTTATTCCAAAGCATCCGTACGAATGCTGAGCAGCCGCTCAGCTGGGACACTAGACGGGACAAACGCCTCGTCCATATTGTACTTGGGAGCACTGACCGCAGAACTGTTTTCTTGTCATCGGAGTAATGGTAACGTTTTATATTCATGCAACGCCAAAATCAACTTTAATTTGAGCCGTTTACGAGGCTAAGAGTTCCAGCGTTGTACTTTTGTACTAGGCACTGCGAGTACATCCTACCATTGTGATGTAGTGAGCCGTCACCATGGGTagcccacactctaagaaaaaagggagtacttttactccttttggggactaattgcctcgccacaaaaaatagtccctttcgggagtaaatgcacgggagtaaatgaatgtcacagagtgaagaccgcatttcacgagctgttgtaagagtcccaggtacataattggtgcgcatgcatgaaaatactttgaagaaaaccgtcaaccgtgatatatcgagtgatataaaatcttgcgccatactagggcacaatttgcgaagaaagatgcgctaactgtttcttactctgtgtggctgggaaattgctacgttgtctgagttatacagccttatgtcgttcaaattgaccaagggcacatactTACGGAGAttgtcgcattcaggagaccattcgcgaagtttagtgacaatttgcagtcctggggagtaaatgtcgggactaaatgttgggttaggggactaaaatggggagtaattgcagactaggggagtagaacctgcaattactcccggttttactcctttttttcttagagtgcagagtCGAAGGCCACATCCGAATGTAGTGGACGCGCTCGTTTCTGAGCTTCTTCGGTGATAGTTTCACCCACACCGCCATTCTTTTACAGCTACACGGGCAGTTATGCGAGCCACGAATAACATGCGGCAACGGGTAGTGAATGAAAATGCGAACGCTTTCCGAAATCTACCTTTTTCNNNNNNNNNNNNNNNNNNNNNNNNNNNNNNNNNNNNNNNNNNNNNNNNNNNNNNNNNNNNNNNNNNNNNNNNNNNNNNNNNNNNNNNNNNNNNNNNNNNNCCACCACCACGCGTCACCCTAAGACCACATGACCCATAAAGATACCGCGTTCAAACGCCTTTGGCACACGGCCAAATATGCTggcaatttttttatttttattttttttataggTAACGAGTACTTGTATGCAGGTTTGTTGATAGTGATAAACTTTGTGCACGGGCCATAAAAAATTCCCGCTCCCCTTCCCTTTTTCTCAAAATTCATCTGAAACTCTTAAACTGTTGCCTCATTTAATCCGAGTTGCTGGAATCACTTTCCAGGGCAGTCATCCGTGCGATGAACCGTCTAGGCATTGATTAATGACTGGGCGATGAAATGAGCTCCGTGCCAGGTATATTTCCCTCCTAAGCCTCTGGTCTACTATACACTTGTTGCCAACTTCGTTAAGCGGTTAATTAGAGAAGTGCTCTCCCAAGTGCCCGTGTACCGGAGTTACGTGCGACGCTGAGTGTCATGCTAGACTCAACGATATGTGATGTTTGCAAACTATTAGTGCAGTGGAGAAATGGATTCGAAGCAAAGTAGCGTATGACAGTTACGTACTGTACATTCTAAGAAAATCGGGTAAGTTGGGGATTACAACTTTGAGTTActtagattgcaattactcttCATTATGATCCCCCGACACTGAAGTTTGCTCCCGAGCGCTTCAAGTTGTCCCTCAACATCGtacacactcacacacatatatatacagggtgtcccagctaaatgcgagcagatgtttttaaaatatatatatcgcTTTTTTCGAGATGAGGTTAATTGTAATATAGCAATAGCTGAATGCCACTCAttaagagggcaccagcaaacccctaaggcaatgtcctaattaactttcactaattaactttttaattatgaaagctacgaagttgtcccaatgagaacatctcgtcccttcggtcacctgataccgtagtcgctttcagaacaaaaatccacttgatagatcgtctgcaaaaaaaaaatcgtgaaggaatacCATTTCCTTCTTTACTTATTTTATTCATcgtgcatcttcggagacgcgtctttccttcaccccaaatgtgagagggtgaaagagcacactatcgcctcttgctaAAATCAgaagcacactatcgcctctaaAATCAGACTTGCACGCCATTGCCGCAGCGTGGTACAGCCGGCGCGTAGGAGCGTTGGGAGAGAGAGAATGTCACATGTTCAGGATCCACGTATCGCAGAGCGTGTCGGAAGGCGCAGAGAACGTCGCTACTGTTGCTAAGATGGAGGAGCTTTAGCTAGGTACTGGCTAAGTAGCAACAGAGGCGCCGCTGTATGGATGCGGCGGGTGGCGGAACTACGTACGCCTCGTCAGCCTGGTGTAATCGAAGCTAAGCCTAACGATTACTTGACCTCACTATGCCTAAGGGTGGCTTTCCATGGTACAGAAGCTGATATGAACTGGCAGCCCCAGCTATTAAATTGATAACGCCACATTTTTATGGCAAACTCTATAGTCTGCGCTGCTCTCAAAGCCTCTCGAACCATAAAACCCACGAGAGCACCTGATTCGTTTCGTAACATGTTTTACCTCGTGTCATTTACGACCGCATTAAAGACCACAGAGGCTTCGTAAAATTAATGGCACTTCCACGCCTCTAATCCCAGCCATCATCACTTCATTTGCGCGGCGTACGACGCAACCCCGGAAATCATTCGGGTAAGCACGTTGAATGAGCACGCCATTACAGTAATTCGAAAAAGCTTACGCTAGATGGCGTCCTAATCGGAACTTCCGCTATGGCGGACGACATGTGTTGGGGGCGCTATTCGCGGCGATCATGAGGAAGGAGCGCTGCAAATGGCTGCAATTTGGCGGAGGAAGCGCCTCCCCGTGCGCGTTGCTGGCAGCTACGCGTGTCATGACGAAGAGGCCAACTCCTTAATCCACTCGCAGTCAAGTGCTACTGTTTGTTCAATTAGCTGTCATCTGTTATTCTTTGTTCAGTTGTTGTTCATTGTTTGTTGTTATATTGTTGTTCCCGttggtacagctcccgtcaaccttaataataacacgaaaaaaaaaaaaatatggtctcgtgtccgagcgcgattacagcaacacTTGGGGCCGTGAGGAAATCTTcgttgaacaaaattattctgtcaTTTTAACGCAAGTATTTTGTGCACTTAACATTCCCACAGTGCCGCCAGGGTCACTGTTATGGCGCTTGGTAACGAGgccgttttatttttttagtgttattattaaggttgacgggagttGTACTATCATCTACATGTAATCCGCTGGGCTGGCATTCCTTTCAGTTGTTCACACCTGTCTCGTACAGTGACCTTCGAGGTAAAAAGAGATGCAATTTCTAAAGTGCGTCGGGAAACGACGGGACTAAAAGACACGAAATGAGAAAACGTGGAGCGGCGATTCGCGGGGCCTTATTTCGCGGAAATAGCTGCTGACCGGAAATCTCGTCACTAGGGACAAATATAACTGTACAGTGGAAGAAGTCACCAGTGGGGAACTTGTCTCGCAATTTTTCGTGCCGCGAAGATGGCTACTAGCCAATACAAGCCATGCCAAAAATGACTTACGGCATATAGACTAAACAAGGTCGGAACTGGAACGTTATGAAATCCTTAGGAGTCGCTCCGGCCACAACCTGGCTTTCTGCAGCCGTACCTGTGCAAACGAGCCGCCTTCAGCCACATAGACAGCCACTCGTAGCCACAGGCGTTCTGTTTTTGTAATCGTCTGTGGCAGCTGGTGACACCACCACTCTGTATGCCCTTTTTGTTTgttgattgtttgtttgtttgattttgtgtgtgagagagagggagagaaataACAAGGGGAGACGAGGCCTTCTCAATCTCTGGGAGGCTTTAGCTTGCCAGTAGAGTACAATTCATAGCGTTTGACGGCCTTTTGGGAATGCATCTTTCTGCATGCTACAATGCAGGGTCTCTTCTCTGTTTGGCTGATCTAACACGTCGTAGTCAAGTCGCTGAAATAATCAACCCTATCCAATCCAACCCGAGAAAACTGTATCATAAAGCACACTGTGCTGTTTAGAAGAATGGTATCCCCTGCTTTTCGCGATACAGACCAACAGAGGGACACCGAAAACCATGAGGAGCCTTATTCGCCTACAGAAAGAATCTTCCAGCAGGTGTCGCTGGTGTTAAGATTGTAACCGGTTCATCCTATATGCCGCGTTATTATCGAACTGGGATAGTACTGCGAGGATGTTTCACGAAACGACACTCGCAGGTACCATTACAGCGTGTGGGAAACATTTGCATGTGTAATTATGCTGCGGCGTTCCGGCTTCCTCGTCGCGCCCCCTGCTGCTAGCCGCTGATAATTCGCGTGTACCTGTTCTCTATTCATGAAAATCACCGCTGACCCAACTGCTAATTTGCATACGCCGGGCCGGAAAGTGTCCTTGATTTGCGCGAATACATTAGGCGTCCATGCAGGCGTCGTTGTAGTAGTGCCTCGCTACACAACCCTTATGTAGGTAGAGAAGGAAATAGTATGGGTTTGGAACGTTGAATGTAACTGGTGAAGCAAGTTCTTTACGTTATTTTTTGTGAGCCTCGATACCTTCAATACTAAGCAATATTTTAGACGGCTTACGAGACTAGTACATTAAAAGGCTTTTGCGGCGAACAAGGGAAGGTGGGTGACGttaatattgtcacgaagcgaaatgggtcggcgagtcgtcgaataaacagcgaacggtttattagactacttggtagcaaaacacaagagtgatagctctctgaacacaactgagtccaaatgctccagcttggagcgcacaagcatttaaacgtcgcgccgaaaagtctagaaacagcacgtgcgtttgccagagagcaggcgatgtgcctggaagcttcttgcttcttcttcagcatgcgccgggatgagatgtaccgtttcgtgcctgccctggaagtttcgcgatgatgattcgtggcaatattgccttgagtttgagggaaaataCAGGACGAGAAAGAACACACGACAGACTCACGGTCTTCTGGCCTTGCTTCCATACAAAAATTTTGCTAGGATGAAGAAATTGTTAGCGACAGCTTTGACAGTGCGTTTGACAAGAGATAAAAAATATGGAAGTTTATGGCTGGCAACACATGCCCAAAGCAGCTACAAAAGTGCGCTTCAGGAAGATGGAGAGGTAAGGGGGATGGGGTGTTCCCCATATAAGCACGAGTTCTGCGCAAACTGACATTGCACTTAGAACGAAATATAACTCCATGGGAGACATTTTGCAAAGAGCTCATTTAGGCAGCTTTCGACGTAAATTTAAACTTGAGAGACGAAAGCTTTTCTATCAGATTATTAAAGGTGGGTGCGTAGGATCAACCTTCAGTCAAACGGAATTTTCTAACCCACGTCCGACGCGAGGTTTTCATTCTTTCATTCTCAGAGAACTGGAAATGACTGGAATGGACTCCGACCGTGGGTATTATGAGATTAAGGGCAACGAACGTTGAGCAGTTTCTTGTAGGGGCTAGGAGATTAGATTATCGGAGAAAAGAAAAATCGGGGGTTTAGAGACTTTTGCCTGCTTAGTGTATTCCGTTGCTTTCCATTGTTCGAACTGCGTTTCTGTAATTGTCTTTTTGCTACAAACATTGTGATCCACTGCCAGTCGAGCCCCCAACAGGGGCTTGTAGTTAGAGTCaataaataagcttcgctttagggtatcgacactgagttccaagggagagcaggagcgccatcttgttttcgacccacaccggcaccatccccagttgaggaccAATGGACTGGCAACATACtgctcgctgtgggatagagaagcgtgtatgattgttgtgcgataatccatgtattgtccacttagagcatttcacccgcgcacgatagatggcattgTGCGCtaaaatgcgcatgcgcgtgggaagcgtggcgcggaaacaagatggcgcatgctcgctcttggaactcagtgtcgatactctgaagcgaagcttatttagtgactctacttgtAGTATGTCCGACTAAATAAATATATGTTGGGCACTGAAACGAGATTGGCTCCTTTCTAAGCGAATGGGAGAAGCAAAATTCTGCAACCGTATTTGATAAATATCTGCTGACACATAGGggaataatatatatatacagggtgtccacgctaagtgtgaacagattttttaaaaatatatcaatcactttttccgagatgaaatcaattgcaatatagcatatgctgaagggcactccctaggggggcattaacagactcctaaggcaatgtcttaattaactttcaataattaactttttaattataaaagctacgaagttgctccaatgagaacatctgatctttTCGGTccccagataccaaaaccgttttcagaacaaaaatccgttcggtagatcgtccgcaaaaaattcgtgaaggaacgccatttttttctttatccttttcttctttatccttttcttttttctttagatTGAGCAACTTCATACGACATAATTCAGAGTGAAAGAGAGCAAGAAGAACCCGATGAAGGTATTGAGCACAGCGTTCGTTTCTGGGCCTAGAATAAGGGGTCCAGGTTCGAGAGCAAACATATATTAACGTACTGTCGGTGCGCAACTGATATGGGAATGCATAAGCCCTGATACGCATTGCCTCTTCACACCGTGTGCAGTCGCTGTACCCGAGAATACGTGGACCTGTACACGGAGGTTGAGGATCCAAGCAGTGAGCTGATCAGCACGCCTTTCGGTGGCCGCTATTGTGGCCGTGTGTTTCCCCGACGCCGGATCTCCATGCACAAGACTCTGGTCATCggattctacaccgactacgagAATGACACGGCGGACGTCTTCCAGGGAACTTACTCCTTCATCAACGCAGGTGCCGTTCCTTCTTTTAACTCTGTAGACACATTTCGTCGTTGTGTAATATATTTGAAATTATCGGAAACGTTGGgtttatttctttaaaaaagaagcatccagcACGACGTAAAATATTTGCTGTTTGCCGTGACGCAGAAATACAATATTTCGCCGAGGAGGATTTCGTGAGCCAGATTTCATCCGGGCTGCATCGATCGTCGTGGAAGGTCATTCCCCGATTATTTCTTTCCCTAATGGGGAAAGGCTCCGGATGCGGTCGTAcacatcctcctcctcctcctcctcccgtgTCATTGCAAAGGGTGAAATTAATCGATGTTGCACCTCACTGAGGGCTGGACAGGAACGCTAAGAAAAAATTGAGTTGCTGGGGAGTGGGCCAGTGGGGTAAATGGGAGTAGAGTAGACTGCAATCTATAGGGGTAGAGAAGCTCGGGTTATTTTATTTTCGTAGCGTgtagtacccaagcagcacatatGTTCTGAAAGCTATAAAGTACATGAGATGGCCGCGCAGCACGTTGCTTCATTCTGTACAGCATGTATCAAGGGTGTTCATGCGTCctgccctacactctaagaaaaaaaggagtacttttactccttttggggagcaattgcattgccacaaaaaatagtccctttcgggagtaaatgcacgggagtaaatgaatgtcaccgagtgaagaccgcatttcacgcgctgttgtaagagtcccaggtacataattggtgcgtatgcgtgaaaatactttgaagcaaaccgtcaacggtgatatatcgagtgatataaaatcttgcgccatactagggcacaatttgaaAAGAAAGATGCgccaactgtttcttactctgtgtggctggaacattgctacgttgtctgagttatacagccttatgtcgttcaaattgaccaagggcacatatttacgtagactgttgcattcaggagaccattcgcgaagtttagtgacaatttgcagtcctggggagtaaatgtcgggactaaatgttgggttaggggactaaaatggggagtaattgcagactaggggagtggaagctgcaattacttcctgttttactcctttttttcttagagtgtataagcACGTTCAGTACATTGTTCACTTTGGGTACGCTTGTCACACATACCGTATCTTCCAACTGATTGTGTtaatcccccctttttttaattGCGATGACTTCGACACCCTGAGGTTCTAAGCAGGGCGTTAAGTAAAGAGCTTTCGAATACGTGACGCACCTTTAGCGTACCTCATTACACGCTGCGTACAGCCGCGGCGCAAAGGAAGTCAGCGACAAAGAGTTTTGGAACAGTTTTTCTCCATCGCGGCCCAAAACGCAAGCACTTTGCGCTCGCAGCGCCATAAAGCGGTATCTACATTTTGTGTACAAAAttaatttcaattcaatttgaaAATTCACGTTGAGACTGTGAATTCATGTGTGAGGACTGAGGAGCCTGTTCTTCATGTGTTCATCTTTATCTAGTATGTGGTCGTGGTCCTCGTAGTTGTGTTATACTCTGTTGAACTGGAGCAGTACTTCGGTGTAGAAAATTCTGTCGTATCTTGGAAACAACGACGACACATAATCGCGTATTGCCAGTGTTCCGTTTCTGAGACATCGCTATTTCTAGCAGAGTTTCTCGCGTACAACGAAATGGGGCAGAACCTATCTCCGTTCCTTCAAATTACATGCTAGAAAGCGAGAGTCTTCCTTCGGACTTTGTAGTCCTCTTTCATCgccctttttctttatttcctggTGAAAAGACAAGGAAGGAATAACCCATATTTCAGTCGATGACGATGGCTCCGCTTTCGCGACACAAGGAGAGCATAAAGTGCGGTGCTCATCATATATAAAGATTGGGTGTTCCGCCATTTTCACTACTTGCGTAGCCAATAACTTTCGTGATGTTCGTTTCTTTAGGGGCTATGGTAatacaagaaaaacgtgttccATTTTTAGAGCGTGGACAacgactggggggggggggatatgtttattaagaaaaaaagaaaggaaaggttagccaggcaaagagccggcttgctattccgaaaaaaaaggggaaggggcaaacgaaaaagaaaaggaaggaaaaagaaaaagggggatcgaaacagaggaaagaaagaaaaacaaaaagcaacagaaagaaaggaaagggaaagaaaacaagaaacaaaaagaaaggaaagggaaagaaaaaagaaacaaaaagaaaggaaagggaaagaaaagagaaacaaaaggaaagaaacgacTGGGTTAGGTTAATATGTGTTCAGAAGGGACGAATAAGAAATTGAAGTCTCGATAATTGCCCGGATGTTCTGAGTACCCCGGGGACGTTCCGACGGTACCGCGGTTTTACAAGGTACTCATGGGTACCCTTGTTAGTATTATACCATCGGGCGTGCTACGCGATATACCTTGAACCGGAAACATTGAAACAACTTATGTGTCTTATGAAGGTTCTCTTTCGATCCTAGCTCGGTTTCAGGTGGGGACACCGGAACCCGGAGCCGTGTGCAAGTTTACGATTCACGGCGACGAGAAGCGGGAgggcgattttttttctcccacGTACCCTGGGGTGTACCCCAAGAACCTCCAGTGCCGGTACAGGTTCTTGGGCAGCAAAGGACAGCGGGTGCGACTTGAATTTCTAGACTTCGACCTCTTCTACGGTGGTTCTCAGTAAGTGGCTTTCTCACCGTTGTGTACGCTACTCTGAGACGAGTACTCTAGCTATGGTACCTCGGTACATTCGAGACAATTCCGACCTTGGTCTGGGAGACATTTCCCGctaataaatgtatattcccccctccccccccccccccatgcggGCGTGCGCGGGGATGCCGAGgacattcccaagcagcacaatgtactgaaagtcgagtgcaataggggtggacggtatgtgtcttatcactgttccttagtttcaagagtgtgttcaaggtcttccacctacccgtccacccctattgcactcgacattcagtacattgtgctgcttgggttcgcTCGAAATTATTGAATTTATTATCACTCGTATCAGACAGTGCTCCTCTAATTTTTGAAAAACGATATGCTGTGGACTGATAAAAATCTTAAAGATAGGCATTTTTGCGTTGTAATCGGGATCTGCTAGTCATCGACGGAAGGTGTGTTCCAGTTTACGCCGGTCGGAAAGGACGTAGCTGATCTCCTTTtctaaaagaaagcaaaagtcCCGCAAGTAAAGGGAGAATCTCCGTTAtctttagagcctgaagttttagggttttacccgattcttccccgaatttgcaccccgatttgaaggttgcctctttagggtgaaacccgatttttacctggcaaattgccctcactgggatgtctgtaggaatgcattaatttacttgcttggcagaaaaattcagttacaccACCATTTGTagcaaaccactacagttagttgagtaactgagcaagatttcaccccgaatttagcatactggaagttttttcacccgaattcgcatgaatttagtgcacatgtttatttacccgatttttaccccccgaatttagaaaaaaatatttcccgaaaacttcaggctctagttatctTTTGTCAATGGCCACGAACACCGTTCCGCCAGGTGTGCTTCTCTGGAAAGCCTTCAGAATGGTCGTGTCGGCTAGGAGTATTACAGTGTAAAATTTGGTTGGGTAACTTACCTGTGCCAAATTTCGTGCAGTTGTCCCTTTGACCTTGTGAAAATCTACGACGGCAACACACCCGAGACCCTCTGATCGGTACCTACTGCGGACAGCAGCGCAACCTGGTAGTCTACTCGtcggccgagacgctgtacgtCGAGTTCACGACGCTGCAGCGCATGGCCGACAGCC
This portion of the Ornithodoros turicata isolate Travis chromosome 3, ASM3712646v1, whole genome shotgun sequence genome encodes:
- the LOC135387866 gene encoding cubilin-like (The sequence of the model RefSeq protein was modified relative to this genomic sequence to represent the inferred CDS: added 251 bases not found in genome assembly); amino-acid sequence: METGVFFFSCSILLLLQARGSFSYECDRMFISSPDGPKNGTFSAPHMENPLGHSRQCIYTFIAQDNERVDINFTRFRVRGVPPDRCTREYVDLYTEVEDPSSELISTPFGGRYCGRVFPRRRISMHKTLVIGFYTDYENDTADVFQGTYSFINAARFQVGTPEPGAVCKFTIHGDEKREGDFFSPTYPGVYPKNLQCRYRFLGSKGQRVRLEFLDFDLFYGGSHCPFDLVKIYDGNTPETL